Proteins from one Desulfitobacterium chlororespirans DSM 11544 genomic window:
- a CDS encoding M56 family metallopeptidase, giving the protein MEGLFLTVLNMSLTGSYVIAAIMLARLFLKKAPKAVSYALWGTAGFRLIFPFSFESVFSLIPFKAQLIPQTAPLGENVSLGSAVGAALRAVGDAANGGLGTVTVYLGQTADGYSITTQAYHSEVWLMFGSYLWLIGMAALLLYSAVSIVLLKRRLHGAVLSVGNIYESDKLRTPFVLGVFRPKIYVPIGLREEERRYILLHEQTHIQRFDHLVKPFAFLILSLHWFNPLVWMAFSLMSTDMELSCDEKVLKAMGQEMKKPYAQSLLSLAAGRRFLNGSPLAFGEGNVKARIKNVLNYKKPANWVIMVATVFVVALSIGLAANKANSATGDYDFSNFSINGFMLGADTKEMDTSAFTPIEPLQIKNGYDFNFEEARYSVDENTRRLIKLFVNVYDGADIPAVTLHKGEGATYIPDKLKTIEQVVEVFGQGKRGWQDREQGLRYLEYRQKEGRLSATVRFVYTDGYSDGINHHLVWVMAESSLPYPYPTKAQTDEPLIFSSGETDLIKLGQAAFETYMVLRMSEKTPVEERIASYQLNDISIVAGDIHEFCVAVNYDFTTDHDGYRNPAEAAKGKGTWPDNYRELRVQYAYEDIYAIISIGTGGGGQGLPPYPAE; this is encoded by the coding sequence ATGGAAGGGCTGTTCCTTACCGTGTTGAATATGAGCCTGACCGGAAGCTATGTCATTGCCGCTATTATGCTGGCGCGGCTTTTCCTGAAGAAAGCGCCGAAAGCTGTTTCCTATGCTCTTTGGGGGACAGCAGGTTTCAGGCTGATCTTTCCCTTTTCCTTTGAGAGTGTCTTCAGCCTGATTCCCTTCAAAGCCCAGCTCATCCCTCAGACAGCTCCTTTGGGGGAGAATGTCTCTTTGGGCTCTGCCGTCGGTGCAGCCCTTCGTGCCGTCGGCGATGCGGCCAACGGTGGCCTGGGAACGGTTACAGTCTATCTCGGCCAGACAGCCGACGGCTACTCTATCACCACCCAGGCCTACCACTCGGAAGTGTGGCTGATGTTCGGCAGCTACCTCTGGCTGATAGGGATGGCCGCCTTGTTGCTCTACAGCGCTGTATCCATTGTCCTGCTGAAGAGGCGGTTGCATGGGGCAGTGCTTTCCGTGGGTAATATCTATGAATCCGATAAGCTGAGAACACCTTTTGTGCTGGGAGTTTTTCGGCCGAAAATCTACGTACCGATCGGATTGAGGGAAGAAGAACGGAGGTATATCCTTCTTCATGAGCAGACACATATCCAACGGTTTGATCATCTGGTGAAACCCTTTGCTTTCCTCATTCTTTCCCTCCATTGGTTTAATCCTCTGGTCTGGATGGCCTTCTCGCTGATGAGCACGGATATGGAGCTTTCCTGTGATGAAAAGGTGCTGAAGGCAATGGGCCAGGAAATGAAAAAGCCCTATGCCCAGTCCTTGTTGTCCCTGGCTGCGGGCCGGCGTTTCTTAAATGGAAGTCCCCTGGCTTTCGGAGAAGGAAATGTGAAAGCGAGAATCAAGAATGTGTTGAACTATAAAAAACCCGCCAACTGGGTCATCATGGTTGCAACGGTGTTCGTGGTGGCTTTGAGTATAGGACTGGCAGCGAATAAGGCCAACAGCGCCACCGGTGATTATGATTTCTCTAACTTCAGTATCAACGGGTTTATGCTCGGTGCGGATACAAAGGAAATGGATACCTCGGCTTTTACTCCCATCGAACCCTTGCAGATCAAAAATGGCTACGATTTTAATTTTGAGGAAGCGCGCTATAGTGTGGATGAGAACACCAGGCGGCTGATTAAATTGTTCGTTAACGTCTATGATGGTGCAGATATTCCCGCAGTGACCCTCCATAAGGGGGAAGGGGCAACGTACATCCCTGATAAGCTGAAGACTATTGAACAGGTTGTCGAAGTGTTTGGTCAAGGCAAGAGGGGGTGGCAGGATAGAGAGCAAGGACTTCGCTATCTGGAGTATCGGCAGAAAGAGGGGAGATTATCGGCAACGGTCCGGTTCGTTTACACAGACGGCTACTCCGACGGGATAAACCATCATCTTGTTTGGGTGATGGCTGAGAGCAGCCTGCCTTATCCCTACCCCACGAAAGCGCAAACTGATGAACCGTTGATCTTCTCATCCGGAGAAACGGATTTGATTAAGCTGGGCCAAGCCGCTTTTGAGACCTATATGGTCTTGCGGATGAGCGAAAAGACTCCTGTGGAAGAACGCATTGCCTCCTATCAGCTCAATGACATCTCCATTGTGGCCGGGGATATCCATGAGTTCTGCGTTGCTGTGAACTATGATTTTACCACCGATCACGACGGCTATCGCAATCCTGCCGAGGCGGCCAAAGGCAAGGGGACCTGGCCGGATAATTACCGGGAACTGAGAGTACAATATGCTTACGAGGATATTTATGCCATCATAAGCATCGGTACAGGAGGGGGCGGACAGGGGCTCCCGCCTTATCCCGCAGAGTAG
- a CDS encoding BlaI/MecI/CopY family transcriptional regulator: MKEDKLSQSEGRFAELVWQHEPIPSGELVKLCEKELNWKKSTTYTVLKNLCEKGIFQNQQAVVTALIKKDAFYAEQSRRFVENAFGGSLPRFLTAFIGGKKLSDDQVDELKRLIDEHKEE; encoded by the coding sequence ATGAAAGAAGATAAATTATCCCAGAGCGAAGGGAGATTTGCTGAGTTGGTTTGGCAGCATGAGCCAATTCCCTCCGGTGAGTTGGTAAAGCTGTGCGAAAAAGAACTGAACTGGAAAAAATCCACCACCTATACGGTGCTGAAGAATTTGTGTGAAAAGGGCATTTTTCAAAATCAGCAGGCTGTGGTGACTGCGCTGATCAAAAAAGATGCCTTCTACGCTGAGCAAAGCAGACGGTTTGTGGAAAACGCTTTTGGCGGCTCTCTGCCCAGATTCCTGACCGCCTTTATCGGGGGCAAGAAATTGAGCGATGATCAGGTTGACGAATTGAAGAGGCTAATCGACGAGCATAAGGAGGAGTGA